The following are encoded in a window of Narcine bancroftii isolate sNarBan1 chromosome 2, sNarBan1.hap1, whole genome shotgun sequence genomic DNA:
- the LOC138755065 gene encoding kelch-like protein 38 yields the protein MNEPAVPRDSLQFKEMDLPRHLLEQLNTLRLGGTLTDVTLCAGDQEVPCHRNVLASSSRYFWAMFCHDFRERSLARVHLLGLDGDILKLLVDYVYTGEMTISAANVFSVMEAAAMYQYPRVLEACSIYLQARLSAANCLGMARLAQAFHCQSLHGRARAAVLGQFPEVASSEGLKELGCSELADYLGDDELRADEEQVFDALAAWVSHDPQSRQRQAHRLLEKVRFQYVHPTYLSHFIARSPLVRESAACAGILESALRALFSLSPSGSPGITPLPPLPPRRATRQFLLTVGGRKSNQQTTREVLMYDHAGQQWLALSKVPLHLYKASAVCLHRSVYLLGGLLVENHQRTASARVYSLSLKLNRWRPEPDLLLPCYSHQTLAHLNFIFSLGGIGPHQEVLDTLHRYDSVFGLWERMSSMPVAVLHPATAAANQRLYVLGGQDAAQNAARLIQVYNISRNMWFRMETRMVKNICGPAAVVGDRIIIIGGYTRRTIAFNTKSSQFIKCADMKERKMHHGATVVNNKVYVTGGRYITSEHTIEDSDAFDCYDPETDSWTSKGSLPHKLFDHGCLTVQSIPYNPCTL from the exons ATGAATGAGCCCGCAGTTCCTCGAGACTCGCTTCAGTTCAAGGAAATGGACCTGCCTCGTCATTTGTTGGAACAACTCAATACTCTTCGGCTTGGAGGGACGCTGACGGATGTAACTCTCTGTGCCGGGGACCAAGAGGTCCCTTGTCACCGAAACGTTTTGGCATCAAGCAGCCGCTACTTCTGGGCGATGTTTTGCCACGACTTCAGAGAAAGGTCGCTGGCCCGGGTGCATCTGCTGGGGCTGGACGGAGACATTCTGAAGCTCCTGGTGGACTACGTGTACACAGGGGAGATGACCATTAGCGCAGCCAATGTTTTCTCTGTGATGGAAGCTGCGGCCATGTACCAGTACCCCAGGGTGCTCGAAGCTTGTTCAATATACCTGCAGGCTCGGCTGAGCGCCGCAAACTGCCTTGGCATGGCGAGGCTGGCGCAAGCGTTCCACTGCCAGAGCCTGCACGGCCGTGCCAGGGCGGCGGTGCTCGGTCAGTTCCCGGAGGTGGCATCTTCCGAGGGGCTGAAGGAGCTCGGCTGCTCCGAGCTGGCCGACTACCTGGGAGACGACGAGCTCCGCGCCGACGAGGAGCAGGTATTCGACGCCCTGGCTGCCTGGGTCAGTCACGACCCGCAGAGCCGGCAGCGGCAGGCTCACCGACTGCTGGAGAAGGTGCGATTCCAGTACGTGCACCCCACCTACCTGTCGCACTTCATCGCCCGCAGCCCCCTGGTTCGGGAGTCGGCCGCCTGCGCGGGGATCCTGGAGTCAGCCCTGCGTGCCCTGTTCTCCTTGAGTCCCTCCGGCAGCCCGGGCATCACGCCCCTCCCGCCCCTCCCGCCCAGGCGGGCGACCCGGCAGTTCCTCCTCACCGTGGGAGGGAGGAAGAGCAACCAGCAGACCACCAGGGAGGTGCTCATGTACGACCACGCCGGGCAGCAGTGGCTGGCGCTGTCCAAGGTCCCGCTGCACCTGTACAAAGCCTCGGCTGTCTGCCTGCACAGGAGCGTGTACCTGCTGGGCGGGCTCCTCGTGGAGAACCACCAGAGAACTGCGAGCGCACGAGTTTACAGCCTCTCCCTGAAGCTCAACCGCTGGCGCCCTGAACCAGACCTGCTCCTCCCCTGCTATTCCCACCAGACCTTGGCACACTTGAACTTTATTTTCTCCCTCGGGGGGATTGGGCCCCACCAAGAGGTGCTCGACACACTCCACAGGTACGACAGTGTCTTCGGGCTCTGGGAGAGGATGTCCTCCATGCCCGTGGCTGTGCTGCACCCGGCTACCGCTGCCGCCAACCAGCGCCTCTATGTTCTCGGTGGACAGGATGCGGCGCAGAACGCGGCTCGCCTGATACAG GTTTACAACATATCTCGAAATATGTGGTTCAGAATGGAGACAAGAATGGTCAAAAACATCTGTGGTCCGGCAGCTGTGGTTGGGGACAGGATTATTATTATTGGAG GATACACGAGGAGAACTATTGCTTTCAACACAAAGAGCAGCCAATTCATAAAGTGTGCTGATATGAAAGAGAGGAAGATGCATCATGGAGCCACTGTTGTAAACAATAAGGTCTATGTTACTGGAGGCCGGTATATCACTTCTGAGCACACCATTGAAGACAGTGATGCCTTTGACTGCTATGACCCAGAGACAGATAGCTGGACATCTAAAGGAAGCCTCCCACACAAACTCTTTGACCACGGATGTCTAACAGTGCAAAGCATTCCCTACAACCCCTGCACACT gtaa